One Chlamydiota bacterium genomic window, TCCAAATGACAAAAACGCCGTGCATCTTTAAGAGAAGTAAAAACAACAGGAGCCGTGATAAAAGAACGAATCCCTTCGGTAAAACCCCTCACCGTGGCCCTCTGACCCCACATTTCAGTACGATGTCCCAGACCTTCCACCCCTAATTTTTTCATATCGGTACGATCCATGATGACCGAACGTTCTTTCTCCAAAACTTCAAAAGATCCCTCAACGATATTCCAAGGCCTTAGCATCTGGGGATCTCGCTCAAGTCCAATCACTTGAGGTCCCTCAAAACCTCCTTTGGGTGTCTTCCAAAACGTCCCTCCCAAAATCATTTTTTCTACCCTAGCCACTCCCGAAATACTGTAAACCTTGTAGTAATAGCGCTCATCCATCGCCTGGGCAACATCGAAATTTTCGGTTCCTTGTTTCATGACCCAAAGATCTGCCGTAGAATGATCAATCACACTGGAGGCATTCTCCATATATCCCAAATACATCCCTGTCTGGATTAAAGACAGCAATACCGAAAACGAGATCCCTAAGATAGCTGCAATAGCCTTCACCCGATCATGAAGTAAGGACTTGAACGCAAACAAAAAAGAAGGAGAAATGCTATTCATCATCCAATTCTTCTCCCAACGAAGTGGCCTCCAACCCCCAAATCACGGCCTCTTGAAGCTTTTCGGTCGTCTTTCGCAGACGATTCACCAGTTCTTTCAATAACAAACGGTAAAATTGAGATGCTAGATGTGGCAACTCTCTTTCAATATCCGCTAATTTCTCTTTTTCTAGAATGAGAAGCACACTCTGGACCTCTGTTTGAACGGTCGCAGACCGAGGACTGTCATCCACGAGAGAAAGTTCCCCAAAAAAATCGCCTACCCCAAATCGAGCCAGAACCTCTTCAACATCCCCTTTCACCTTTTTACTCACCACCACCGATCCGGATTTCACAAAATACATTTTAGACTCTCGATCCCCTTCCCAAAAAACCACTTTTTTTGCCTTGAACAACTGAAGAGTCACCATTTTGGAAAAGGCCTCTTTTTCCTGCAAAGTCCATTGAGAGGTCAAAGAGCATGTATCAAAAAAGGCCGAGGGAGAATCAGATTTTTCCATTCAAGAAACTCCAGATACTGTAGGTCAAGATCAAACCGATCGAGACAATCGAAATCAGTCCATAGGCCAGGGGAATCCCCTGTTTTTTTTCTCTTCCAAAAGAAGAAATATTTTTCAAGGCATGTATCGCCTCTTTCCTCAGATGGGGAAATTTTAAAAGATCAATCAGAATATAATACCCATCCATTTCCAGAAAAAGAAAGGGATAAAGATTGATCAATGTCCCCACATAGCAATTAAAGGCAAACAAATAAAATATAAATTCATATCTCGGAAAAAAAAGAGAAGCTAAAACAGCCAATGAACCCAAAAGCCAGCTTGAATAAGGTCCTGCAAAAGCCACCTTCATTCTCACATGGGCGCTCGCCATCCAGATATCGGTCACATCCGCATAAAAAACAGGGAGCACATGATGAAGAAGGGTGAATCCAAAATCTCGCACCCGATAACCAAAATGCTTGGTGGTGAGGGCATGCGCCAACTCATGAATGGGAATCACAGGAATGAGAATCAAATAGGCGACCAGCCATTTCCAAGGCGCATCTAAAAAAGAGGCAGGGGTATAGTGTAGACACACGAAAGATTTTACAAACAGGAAAGTGGCCCATCCCCCCAAGACAAGCGAGGCATCAATAAACACTTTATGAAACAAAACCCAACCCGTTTTTGCATAAATCCAACTTATTCTCTGATCTACATTTTGAATCTTAAAATCCAATGAGAGCCAAGTCGAGAGGGCTCTCGAAAACAAACGCGACACAGGATGATGAAAACGGTTTAAAAATCTTTGAACATGGACAAGGGGTATTTTTGACTCGATTAAACCTGCCCCTTTCAACAGTCACACCTCCTTTCACTCTTTACATTGCCTGCTGTTTACGGTCGTAAAACTCTTTTGCAAAGGTTTGAGAAAAACCCCGTGCCTTCTCTGGACTGATTTTCTTGATTTGACTTAATTCTTCAGACGATACGTCTAACCCGGTCTCTTTGATCTTCGCTTCCGGATCCTTGAGAAACCCATCCAAAAACTGCTTGTCTGACAACGCCTTCCCAATCAATTGTTCAATCCCTTTTTGACTCATACTCGCTCCTTTCGACTGTTAAGATTTCAAGGGATTCATTCGACGAATGCCTTGAAAGCGGTCAAAAACACTGTCATTGCTGACCATCCA contains:
- a CDS encoding ABC transporter permease; translated protein: MMNSISPSFLFAFKSLLHDRVKAIAAILGISFSVLLSLIQTGMYLGYMENASSVIDHSTADLWVMKQGTENFDVAQAMDERYYYKVYSISGVARVEKMILGGTFWKTPKGGFEGPQVIGLERDPQMLRPWNIVEGSFEVLEKERSVIMDRTDMKKLGVEGLGHRTEMWGQRATVRGFTEGIRSFITAPVVFTSLKDARRFCHLEENQVVYLLVKLDSQASPERVKKEMKEGVKNIDVYTRQEFSARTRNYWSRTTGVGVALFTSAFMGMVIGVGVVSLTLYMSISDHLKEYGTLKAVGVSNQRVITLIGYQSLLLGFLGCLLGYGATWILTRGIVASGINVILPAKTVTTLLSMILLLCYLSSFLAVRKVLKLEPILVFQR
- a CDS encoding cyclic nucleotide-binding domain-containing protein — protein: MEKSDSPSAFFDTCSLTSQWTLQEKEAFSKMVTLQLFKAKKVVFWEGDRESKMYFVKSGSVVVSKKVKGDVEEVLARFGVGDFFGELSLVDDSPRSATVQTEVQSVLLILEKEKLADIERELPHLASQFYRLLLKELVNRLRKTTEKLQEAVIWGLEATSLGEELDDE